A genomic region of Phoenix dactylifera cultivar Barhee BC4 unplaced genomic scaffold, palm_55x_up_171113_PBpolish2nd_filt_p 000407F, whole genome shotgun sequence contains the following coding sequences:
- the LOC103720180 gene encoding protein EXORDIUM-like 2, whose protein sequence is MATFLAFSLPLATLTLSLLLLFHSSAATPRKLIQVQQQPVILKYHKGPLLTGNITVNFLWYGRFSATQRSIVADFLLSLSAASPPPPPSAASWWRTTALYGGSFPRLSLGRQLLDDHLSLGKSLSPSHLSLLASKPGTSPADINVVLTSADVAVDGFCSSRCGTHGPLPGSAGFIWTGDSEVQCPGQCAWPFHQPLYGPQTPPLVAPNGDVGMDGVIINLATLLAGLVTNPNGNGYFLGPADAPLEAVSACTGIFGSGAYPGYPGLVLVDKTSGASYNARGLDGRKYLLPAMWDPKTSQCSTLV, encoded by the coding sequence ATGGCCACCTTCCTTGCTTTCTCTCTACCACTCGCCACCCtcaccctctctctcctccttttgTTCCACTCCTCCGCAGCCACCCCCAGAAAGCTTATCCAGGTCCAGCAGCAGCCCGTAATCCTTAAGTACCACAAAGGGCCCCTCCTCACCGGTAACATCACCGTCAACTTCCTCTGGTACGGCCGCTTCTCCGCCACCCAGCGCTCCATCGTCGCCgacttcctcctctccctctcggccgcttctccgccgccgccccctTCCGCGGCCTCCTGGTGGCGCACCACCGCCCTCTACGGCGGCTCCTTCCCCCGCCTCTCCCTCGGCCGCCAGCTCCTCGACGACCACCTCTCCCTCGGCaaatccctctctccctcccacctctccctcttAGCCTCTAAACCCGGCACCTCCCCCGCCGATATCAACGTCGTCCTCACCTCCGCTGACGTGGCCGTCGACGGCTTCTGCTCGAGCCGGTGCGGGACCCACGGCCCGCTCCCCGGCTCGGCCGGGTTCATCTGGACCGGCGACTCGGAGGTCCAGTGCCCGGGCCAGTGTGCCTGGCCGTTCCACCAGCCGCTCTACGGCCCCCAGACCCCGCCGTTAGTCGCGCCTAACGGCGACGTTGGGATGGACGGCGTCATCATTAACCTCGCCACCTTATTGGCCGGATTGGTGACTAACCCTAACGGTAACGGCTACTTTCTGGGGCCCGCGGACGCGCCGTTGGAGGCCGTATCCGCGTGTACCGGGATATTCGGGAGCGGGGCTTATCCCGGATATCCCGGCCTGGTCCTGGTGGATAAAACCAGTGGGGCCAGTTACAACGCGAGGGGATTGGACGGGAGGAAGTATTTGCTGCCGGCGATGTGGGACCCTAAGACATCTCAGTGTTCCACCCTCGTATAG